A section of the Pseudomonas tritici genome encodes:
- the aruF gene encoding arginine/ornithine succinyltransferase subunit alpha, producing MLVMRPAQMADLGEVQRLAADSPIGVTSLPDDVERLSDKIAASEASFAAEVSFNGEESYFFVLEDTETGKLAGCSAIVASAGYSEPFYSFRNETFVHASRELKIHNKIHVLSQCHDLTGNSLLTSFYVVPELVGSPWSELNSRGRLLFVASHPERFADSVVTEIVGYSDENGDSPFWDAIGRNFFDLNYAAAERLCGLKSRTFLAELMPHYPIYVPLLPDEAQEAMGQVHPRAQITFDILMREGFETDHYIDIFDGGPTLHARVSGIRSIAQSRVVPVKIGEMAKGVGRQYLVSNAQLQDYRAVMLELDYAPGKPVTLDLAAAEALGVGEGASVRLVAV from the coding sequence ATGCTGGTGATGCGCCCCGCGCAAATGGCTGATCTGGGCGAGGTACAGCGTCTGGCTGCGGACAGCCCGATTGGTGTCACCTCCTTGCCGGATGATGTGGAACGCCTGAGCGACAAGATCGCTGCCAGCGAAGCGTCCTTCGCCGCCGAGGTCAGTTTCAACGGTGAAGAAAGCTATTTCTTCGTATTGGAGGACACCGAGACCGGCAAGCTGGCGGGCTGCTCGGCCATCGTCGCCTCGGCCGGTTACTCGGAGCCGTTCTACAGCTTCCGTAACGAGACCTTCGTGCACGCCTCCCGCGAGCTGAAGATCCACAATAAGATCCACGTGCTTTCCCAGTGCCATGACCTCACCGGCAACAGCCTGCTCACCAGTTTCTACGTGGTGCCGGAACTGGTCGGTTCGCCGTGGTCGGAACTCAACTCCCGTGGCCGCTTGCTGTTTGTCGCCAGCCACCCCGAGCGCTTTGCCGACTCGGTGGTGACCGAAATCGTCGGCTACAGCGACGAGAACGGTGATTCGCCGTTCTGGGACGCCATCGGCCGCAACTTCTTCGACCTCAACTACGCTGCCGCCGAGCGCCTGTGCGGGCTGAAAAGCCGTACATTCCTCGCCGAGCTGATGCCGCACTACCCGATCTACGTGCCGCTGCTGCCGGACGAAGCCCAAGAGGCGATGGGCCAGGTGCACCCGCGTGCGCAGATCACCTTCGACATCCTGATGCGTGAAGGCTTCGAGACCGACCACTACATCGACATCTTCGACGGTGGCCCGACGCTGCATGCGCGGGTCTCGGGCATTCGCTCCATCGCCCAGAGCCGCGTGGTGCCGGTAAAGATCGGCGAAATGGCCAAGGGTGTGGGCCGCCAGTACCTGGTGAGCAACGCGCAGTTGCAGGATTACCGTGCGGTGATGCTGGAACTGGACTATGCGCCCGGCAAACCGGTGACCCTGGACCTGGCAGCCGCCGAGGCCTTGGGCGTCGGCGAAGGCGCAAGCGTGCGCTTGGTAGCGGTTTAA
- a CDS encoding aspartate aminotransferase family protein encodes MSVEQAPVQRADFDQVMVPNYAPAAFIPVRGEGSRVWDQAGRELIDFAGGIAVNVLGHAHPALVGALTEQANKLWHVSNVFTNEPALRLAHKLIDATFAERVFFCNSGAEANEAAFKLARRVAFDRFGTEKYEIIAALNSFHGRTLFTVNVGGQSKYSDGFGPKITGITHVPYNDLDALKAAVSGKTCAVVLEPIQGEGGVLPAELAYLQGARELCDANNALLVFDEVQTGMGRSGHLFAYQHYGVTPDILTSAKSLGGGFPIAAMLTTEALAKHLVVGTHGTTYGGNPLACAVAEAVIDVINTPEVLAGVNAKHDLFKARLEQIGKQYGIFTEVRGMGLLIGCVLSDAFKGKAKDVFNAAEKENLMILQAGPDVVRFAPSLVVEEADINEGLDRFERAVKALTQV; translated from the coding sequence ATGTCCGTTGAGCAAGCCCCGGTGCAACGTGCCGATTTCGACCAGGTCATGGTTCCCAACTACGCACCTGCTGCCTTCATCCCCGTACGTGGCGAAGGTTCGCGCGTGTGGGACCAGGCCGGTCGCGAGCTGATCGACTTTGCCGGCGGCATCGCGGTCAACGTATTGGGCCACGCCCACCCGGCGCTGGTCGGGGCTCTGACCGAACAGGCCAACAAGCTGTGGCACGTCTCCAACGTCTTCACCAATGAGCCGGCCTTGCGCCTGGCGCATAAGCTGATCGACGCCACCTTTGCCGAGCGGGTGTTCTTCTGCAACTCCGGCGCCGAAGCCAACGAGGCCGCGTTCAAGCTGGCCCGTCGCGTCGCGTTCGACCGTTTCGGCACCGAGAAGTACGAGATCATCGCCGCGCTGAACAGCTTCCACGGCCGTACCCTGTTCACCGTTAACGTCGGTGGCCAGTCCAAGTATTCCGATGGTTTCGGCCCGAAAATCACCGGCATCACCCACGTGCCTTACAACGATCTGGACGCGCTGAAAGCGGCTGTTTCGGGCAAGACCTGCGCCGTGGTGCTGGAACCGATCCAGGGCGAAGGCGGCGTGTTGCCGGCCGAGCTGGCTTACCTGCAAGGCGCCCGTGAACTGTGTGACGCGAACAACGCGCTGCTGGTGTTCGACGAAGTGCAAACCGGCATGGGCCGCAGCGGCCACCTGTTTGCCTATCAGCATTACGGCGTGACGCCGGACATCCTCACCAGCGCCAAGAGCCTGGGCGGCGGTTTCCCGATTGCGGCGATGCTCACCACCGAAGCGCTGGCCAAGCACCTGGTCGTTGGCACCCACGGCACCACCTACGGCGGCAACCCGCTGGCGTGCGCGGTGGCCGAGGCGGTGATTGACGTGATCAACACCCCTGAAGTGCTGGCCGGTGTGAACGCCAAGCACGACCTGTTCAAGGCCCGCCTGGAGCAGATCGGCAAGCAATACGGCATCTTCACCGAAGTGCGCGGCATGGGCCTGCTGATTGGTTGCGTGCTGAGCGATGCGTTCAAAGGCAAGGCCAAGGACGTGTTCAACGCGGCCGAGAAAGAAAACCTGATGATCCTGCAAGCCGGCCCGGATGTGGTGCGTTTTGCGCCGAGTCTGGTGGTGGAAGAGGCGGACATCAACGAAGGTCTGGACCGTTTTGAACGTGCTGTAAAAGCACTGACGCAAGTTTGA
- a CDS encoding leucine-rich repeat domain-containing protein, producing MKNIPLEFAAWQGEANRSQHAPLKKAVQTSWEAQNRLDTAFATLQSPQAFAAPLLQEALKQQFDVESNVTTTYLRLYKPLTLPLAPLETGAKPWTVSLVEAALHNFDADEGKTTAYTAESTFITEPSTTGQFDTLPGLREQISIAQFIGLCRQLDIGAHYQRYLKHFFGFQDAVLKTRLRNKVIQSLKADAQTSLQMARLKKDVTPPVFDALGRCLNNLGAELAGKALLSHDLNLMNAPLTGIVLFAPDLELHRSAAPVVAYIPGDPQSPLKYYVNGAAFMQDLANKLRNTDYQAFFSRFVNQEHRGYFFAGLNSRLSQVVWHEHSVGDPRPTWRDEPIAQPRLQFYAEKITGDLYQHLYESKLNKLLNDARVTAISTADADSKARWQRWDIVQKIGKAILEIAAFIAAPFIPPLGLLMLGYTAYQLLDEVFEGIIDWAEGLKKQAFGHLMSILEQMLQLGMFAVGAPIAEGLLRQALPKELWDFFDSLTPVTAGGKTRLWNRDLKPYAHEIQLGAAARADAQGLHAHAGKRVLALNGQHFSVTQHAGNAFLAHPTHAHAYRPRIIGNGKGAWITPGDRPLTWDRTTLLRRLGPPAEGISEVGLELAHRISGTDDAALRKMHLDHQSPPPLLIDTLKRVKIDEQLQAFIDQMNSDDPQVYQKADPQTQLWLLSQTGLWPESKTLRFLNAKGETVWEHQGRKDAAVAQIHEAQMNNGDLLQTLLETLDESERKTLLEEAFGSPTTPMNVRIATLRKRLARQAQDKRASLFDSRYRKEEIIDTARLQKVIDTTSGLPTSAAEEVLRSATGEELSGIDQGKVPASVIERARWAAHEVRISRAHEGLYMDALESNDTHRLALHSLENLPGWSPQVRLVVTDFSRTGKVRDAIGSPQAPIHRTLVCTVEGDYIPEDGKGTLFGATDFYTAVLQALPDAQRNALGIHIGQGPLLRQTLRQHTLAREALGTLLAEAPVRKPSYDPALMRLPGGMEGYGSSPATPSPPLETQLLHELYPSLSPAQVTNALNFMRYRPGSPLQTLQYLKNEFLQLENSLSTWNSNTPQTLQGTDIPLPPSTIADEQLNRWRWTRELIRAWRHETPPDPAFSEGHQLHLPPLYGELPTLNTRFKFISTLSLRGYRTTRDAPAFLTHFPNLRTLAIRDIALNTIPPEVIGLPHLDSLTLRNCNLHLSLQNRADLATRTGLRHLDLSDNNQLSLTPDLRALADLQTLNLSQTNISQFPEGLLNRPRLTRADLSNNYLRRLPEAAFSVPRATARVFDLSGNPLSRATLERIKRYCQRTGEHFGADAHPAERQRVLELYPSYTATEANNFIFKLPGGLDDSMAILERLKVDYERLQADLGEWAANVPDPHEGAPMDEDAQARQQVLRGQLKALIEEGWRRETSLNAEHEPPTTSHNMTLAVPLLGDLPVLRVDFEHISRLELRGEDTTSIPAGFIERFPNLESLFIHRYALPDIPAGVFKLPKLKRLNLTQSTVRLTQKSAADLSDLHTLEYLDLSHNTDLGISPDISKMSGLETLMIESAGLTEPPHGMFNLPRLDVVSLRNNRMTELPDDLFELDADRADGFNLGGNRFSTGTIDKLRHYYRRTAVDFDVPEARQPEATLADTGSEEEGEE from the coding sequence TTGAAAAACATCCCACTGGAATTTGCCGCCTGGCAGGGTGAAGCCAATCGCTCACAACACGCCCCCCTGAAAAAAGCCGTGCAGACCAGTTGGGAGGCGCAAAACCGGCTCGATACGGCCTTCGCAACGCTCCAGTCCCCCCAAGCCTTCGCGGCACCGTTACTGCAAGAGGCACTCAAGCAGCAGTTTGACGTTGAGTCCAATGTCACTACCACCTATCTGCGCCTGTATAAGCCTTTGACTTTACCCTTGGCGCCCCTCGAGACGGGCGCCAAACCCTGGACCGTGTCGCTGGTGGAGGCCGCGCTGCACAACTTCGACGCGGACGAAGGCAAAACAACGGCTTACACCGCAGAGTCAACCTTCATTACCGAACCGTCCACCACCGGGCAGTTCGACACGCTGCCGGGGCTGCGCGAGCAGATCAGCATCGCGCAATTCATCGGGTTGTGCCGCCAGCTGGATATCGGCGCGCACTATCAGCGCTACCTCAAGCATTTTTTCGGGTTCCAGGACGCTGTTCTCAAAACCCGGCTACGCAACAAAGTCATCCAGAGCCTGAAAGCCGATGCGCAAACGAGCCTGCAAATGGCCCGTCTCAAAAAGGATGTGACGCCCCCGGTCTTTGATGCACTTGGCCGCTGTCTGAATAACCTTGGCGCCGAGCTTGCCGGCAAGGCACTGCTCAGCCACGACCTTAACCTGATGAACGCGCCGCTGACCGGCATCGTACTGTTCGCTCCCGACCTGGAGTTACACCGCAGTGCAGCCCCGGTCGTGGCCTACATCCCCGGCGACCCACAGTCCCCGCTCAAGTACTACGTCAACGGCGCAGCATTTATGCAGGATCTGGCCAACAAGCTACGCAACACCGACTACCAGGCGTTTTTCAGCCGTTTCGTCAACCAGGAGCACCGTGGCTACTTCTTTGCCGGCCTCAACAGCCGCTTATCGCAAGTGGTCTGGCACGAGCACAGCGTCGGTGATCCACGACCCACCTGGCGCGACGAGCCGATAGCCCAACCCCGACTGCAATTTTACGCAGAGAAAATCACCGGCGATCTTTACCAACACCTGTACGAAAGCAAACTCAACAAGCTGCTCAATGATGCGCGGGTGACAGCCATCTCGACCGCCGACGCCGATAGCAAGGCACGCTGGCAACGCTGGGACATTGTGCAAAAAATCGGTAAAGCCATTCTCGAAATCGCCGCGTTCATTGCCGCGCCCTTCATTCCACCGCTGGGGTTGCTGATGCTCGGCTATACCGCCTATCAACTGCTTGATGAAGTCTTCGAAGGCATCATCGATTGGGCAGAAGGGCTCAAGAAGCAGGCATTCGGGCACCTGATGTCCATCCTTGAACAAATGCTTCAACTGGGCATGTTCGCGGTCGGCGCACCGATTGCCGAGGGCCTGCTGAGACAGGCGCTACCGAAGGAGCTGTGGGACTTTTTCGACTCACTCACGCCGGTCACTGCCGGCGGCAAAACCCGCCTGTGGAACCGCGACCTGAAGCCCTATGCCCATGAGATTCAACTGGGTGCGGCGGCACGCGCTGACGCGCAGGGGCTGCATGCCCATGCAGGCAAACGAGTCCTGGCACTCAACGGGCAGCATTTTTCTGTCACGCAACACGCGGGCAACGCTTTCCTTGCACACCCCACCCATGCGCACGCCTACCGCCCGCGGATAATCGGCAATGGCAAGGGTGCCTGGATAACCCCAGGGGATCGCCCGCTGACCTGGGATCGCACCACCCTGCTGCGCCGCCTCGGGCCGCCGGCCGAGGGGATCAGTGAGGTAGGCCTTGAACTGGCCCACCGCATCAGCGGGACCGATGATGCGGCCCTGCGCAAAATGCACCTGGACCACCAGTCGCCGCCCCCACTGCTGATTGACACGCTCAAGCGCGTCAAGATCGATGAGCAGCTACAAGCCTTCATCGACCAGATGAACAGTGACGATCCTCAGGTTTATCAAAAAGCCGACCCACAGACCCAACTGTGGCTGCTCAGCCAGACCGGCTTATGGCCTGAATCCAAGACCCTGCGGTTTCTCAACGCAAAAGGTGAAACTGTCTGGGAGCACCAAGGCCGCAAAGACGCCGCCGTAGCACAAATACACGAAGCTCAGATGAACAATGGCGACCTGCTGCAAACCCTGCTGGAAACCTTGGACGAGTCAGAACGCAAAACCCTGCTTGAAGAGGCGTTCGGCAGCCCCACCACCCCGATGAACGTGCGTATTGCCACGCTGCGCAAACGCTTGGCACGCCAAGCCCAGGACAAACGCGCCAGCCTGTTTGACTCGCGCTATCGAAAAGAGGAAATCATCGATACCGCACGCCTGCAAAAAGTCATCGACACCACCTCCGGCCTGCCGACGAGCGCTGCCGAAGAAGTATTACGCAGTGCGACCGGGGAAGAGCTATCGGGCATCGACCAAGGCAAAGTGCCCGCATCGGTGATAGAGCGCGCACGCTGGGCTGCCCATGAAGTGCGCATCAGTCGGGCCCATGAAGGGCTGTACATGGACGCCCTGGAAAGCAATGACACACACCGTCTTGCCTTGCATTCGCTGGAAAACCTGCCGGGATGGTCGCCGCAGGTGCGCCTGGTAGTCACCGACTTCAGCCGTACCGGCAAGGTACGCGATGCTATCGGCAGCCCCCAGGCACCGATACACCGCACGCTCGTGTGCACTGTCGAGGGCGATTACATTCCCGAAGACGGCAAGGGCACCCTGTTTGGCGCAACCGACTTCTACACCGCCGTTCTCCAGGCACTGCCGGACGCGCAGCGCAACGCACTGGGCATTCATATCGGCCAGGGTCCGCTGCTGAGGCAAACCTTGCGTCAACACACGCTGGCGCGTGAAGCGCTGGGCACTCTGCTGGCCGAAGCCCCCGTGCGTAAACCCTCTTACGACCCGGCCCTGATGCGCCTGCCCGGCGGCATGGAAGGCTACGGCAGCAGCCCGGCAACCCCGAGCCCCCCTCTGGAGACTCAGTTATTACATGAGCTGTACCCGAGCCTGAGCCCAGCACAAGTGACCAACGCATTGAACTTCATGAGGTACCGGCCCGGCTCCCCCCTGCAAACGCTTCAATACTTGAAGAACGAATTTTTACAGTTAGAAAACAGCCTTTCGACCTGGAACTCCAACACGCCGCAAACCCTTCAGGGTACCGACATACCGCTCCCCCCCTCGACGATCGCCGATGAGCAACTCAATCGCTGGAGATGGACGCGCGAACTGATCCGCGCCTGGCGTCATGAAACCCCACCGGATCCAGCCTTCAGCGAGGGCCACCAGTTGCACCTGCCGCCGCTGTACGGCGAACTCCCCACACTCAATACACGCTTCAAGTTCATCTCCACCCTGAGTCTGAGGGGCTACCGCACCACCCGGGACGCACCCGCGTTCCTCACGCACTTCCCCAACCTGCGAACGCTGGCTATCCGCGATATTGCCCTCAACACAATCCCCCCAGAGGTCATTGGGCTGCCCCACCTCGACAGCCTGACGTTACGCAACTGCAACCTTCACCTGTCCCTTCAAAATCGTGCAGACCTTGCCACGCGGACCGGGCTTCGCCATCTGGACCTGTCTGACAACAACCAACTGTCGCTCACACCCGACCTCAGAGCCCTGGCCGACTTGCAGACACTGAATCTGAGCCAGACCAATATCTCCCAATTCCCCGAAGGCCTGCTCAACCGCCCTCGGTTGACGCGTGCCGACCTCAGTAACAACTATTTGAGGCGGCTACCCGAGGCCGCCTTCAGCGTGCCCCGCGCAACCGCCAGAGTCTTTGATCTGTCAGGCAACCCGCTGTCTCGCGCCACGCTGGAGCGCATCAAACGCTATTGCCAGAGAACCGGCGAACACTTTGGCGCAGACGCCCATCCTGCCGAGCGCCAGCGGGTCCTCGAGCTCTACCCCAGCTACACCGCCACTGAAGCCAATAACTTTATTTTCAAGCTGCCCGGTGGGTTGGATGACTCCATGGCAATCCTGGAACGCCTGAAAGTCGACTACGAGCGCCTGCAAGCGGACTTGGGAGAATGGGCGGCAAACGTACCCGACCCGCACGAGGGGGCGCCAATGGACGAAGACGCGCAGGCGCGACAACAAGTCCTGCGAGGCCAACTCAAGGCATTGATTGAGGAAGGCTGGCGCAGGGAGACCAGCCTGAATGCAGAGCATGAGCCACCCACCACCTCCCACAACATGACATTAGCCGTGCCGCTGCTCGGCGATCTGCCGGTGCTGAGGGTCGATTTCGAACATATTTCAAGGCTGGAACTGAGGGGGGAGGACACCACATCGATCCCCGCGGGATTTATCGAGCGTTTTCCCAACCTAGAGAGCCTGTTTATCCATCGGTATGCACTGCCAGACATTCCCGCCGGCGTATTCAAGCTGCCGAAGCTCAAGCGGCTCAACCTGACTCAAAGCACGGTCCGTTTGACGCAAAAAAGCGCCGCAGACTTGAGCGACCTGCACACCCTTGAATACCTGGACCTGAGTCACAACACAGACCTGGGCATTTCCCCCGACATCAGCAAAATGTCCGGACTGGAAACCCTGATGATTGAAAGCGCCGGCCTCACCGAGCCCCCTCACGGGATGTTCAACCTGCCCCGCCTCGATGTGGTGAGCCTGAGAAACAACCGAATGACCGAGCTTCCTGACGACCTGTTTGAACTGGACGCTGACAGGGCTGACGGCTTCAATCTCGGCGGCAACCGTTTCTCTACCGGGACGATAGACAAGCTGCGCCACTACTACCGGCGTACGGCCGTGGACTTTGACGTACCCGAAGCTCGACAGCCCGAGGCGACGCTGGCCGACACCGGCTCCGAAGAAGAGGGGGAGGAATAA
- the argR gene encoding transcriptional regulator ArgR: protein MTAHKIGFLIWPSTKALTLALAEEALRVAQRVHPDVVYELSFLLAEPAAEGAWQLPGEPWAGKLEGFQKLFLLADEPPTVIASQLSTALKQLVRAGCVIGGLSAGVYPLAQLGLLDGYRAAVHWRWQDDFAERFPKVIATSHLFDWDRDRLTACGGMSVLDLLLAVLARDHGAELAGAVSEELVVERIREGGERQRIPLQNRLGSSHPKLTQAVLLMEANIEEPLTTDEIAQHVCVSRRQLERIFKQYLNRVPSQYYLELRLNKARQMLMQTSKSIIQIGLSCGFSSGPHFSSAYRNFFGATPREDRNQRRSSSPFELSSVPSERG, encoded by the coding sequence ATGACCGCCCATAAAATTGGTTTCCTGATTTGGCCCAGCACAAAAGCCCTGACGCTTGCGCTGGCTGAGGAGGCCTTGCGCGTTGCTCAGCGGGTGCATCCGGACGTGGTCTACGAGCTGTCGTTTTTGCTCGCGGAACCGGCGGCCGAAGGCGCATGGCAACTGCCGGGCGAGCCGTGGGCCGGTAAGCTCGAGGGCTTCCAGAAGCTGTTCCTGCTGGCGGACGAACCGCCGACCGTCATCGCCTCGCAACTGAGCACCGCGCTCAAGCAGCTGGTTCGCGCCGGTTGCGTGATTGGCGGCTTGTCGGCGGGTGTGTACCCGCTGGCCCAGCTCGGCCTGCTCGACGGCTACCGCGCCGCCGTGCACTGGCGCTGGCAGGACGATTTCGCCGAGCGTTTCCCCAAGGTCATCGCCACCAGCCATCTGTTCGACTGGGACCGCGACCGCCTCACCGCCTGCGGTGGCATGTCTGTGCTCGATCTGCTGCTGGCAGTACTCGCTCGTGATCACGGCGCCGAACTGGCCGGTGCAGTCTCCGAAGAGCTGGTGGTGGAGCGCATTCGCGAAGGCGGCGAGCGCCAGCGCATTCCACTGCAAAACCGCCTGGGTTCCAGCCATCCGAAGCTGACCCAGGCGGTTTTGTTGATGGAGGCGAATATCGAGGAACCGCTGACCACCGATGAAATCGCCCAGCACGTCTGTGTATCGCGACGACAACTCGAACGCATCTTCAAGCAATACCTCAATCGCGTCCCCAGCCAGTACTACCTGGAACTGCGCCTGAACAAGGCGCGCCAGATGCTCATGCAAACCAGCAAGTCGATCATTCAGATCGGCCTGTCGTGCGGCTTCTCCTCGGGGCCGCATTTCTCCAGCGCCTACCGCAACTTCTTCGGCGCCACACCCCGTGAAGACCGCAACCAGCGGCGCAGCAGCAGCCCGTTCGAGCTGTCGTCGGTGCCATCCGAGCGCGGTTGA
- a CDS encoding ABC transporter ATP-binding protein has translation MYKLEVQDLHKRYGSHEVLKGVSLAAAAGDVISIIGSSGSGKSTFLRCINLLEQPHAGKILLNNEELKLVANKDGAMKAADPKQLQRMRSRLSMVFQHFNLWSHMTALENVMEAPVHVLGMSKKEAREKAEHYLAKVGVGHRKDAFPGHMSGGEQQRVAIARALAMEPEVMLFDEPTSALDPELVGEVLKVMQDLAQEGRTMVVVTHEMGFAREVSNQLVFLHKGIVEERGNPREVLVNPQSERLQQFLSGSLK, from the coding sequence ATGTACAAACTTGAAGTCCAAGACCTGCATAAACGCTATGGCAGTCATGAAGTGCTCAAAGGCGTGTCCCTGGCCGCCGCGGCCGGTGATGTAATCAGCATCATTGGTTCCAGTGGTTCGGGCAAAAGTACCTTTTTGCGCTGCATCAACCTGCTCGAGCAGCCTCACGCCGGCAAGATTCTGCTCAACAATGAAGAGCTGAAACTGGTGGCCAACAAAGACGGCGCCATGAAGGCCGCCGACCCCAAGCAGTTGCAACGCATGCGTTCGCGCCTGTCCATGGTGTTCCAGCATTTCAACCTGTGGTCGCACATGACCGCGCTGGAAAACGTCATGGAAGCGCCGGTGCACGTGCTCGGCATGTCGAAAAAAGAAGCCCGTGAAAAGGCCGAGCACTACCTGGCCAAAGTTGGGGTGGGCCATCGTAAGGATGCGTTCCCCGGCCATATGTCGGGCGGTGAGCAGCAGCGCGTGGCAATCGCACGTGCCTTGGCGATGGAGCCGGAGGTGATGCTGTTCGATGAACCCACCTCGGCGCTCGACCCGGAACTGGTCGGCGAAGTGCTCAAGGTGATGCAGGACCTGGCCCAGGAAGGCCGCACCATGGTGGTGGTGACCCACGAAATGGGCTTTGCCCGTGAAGTGTCGAACCAACTGGTGTTCTTGCACAAAGGTATCGTTGAAGAGCGTGGCAACCCGAGGGAAGTGCTGGTGAACCCGCAGTCCGAGCGTTTGCAGCAGTTCTTGTCGGGTAGCTTGAAATAA
- a CDS encoding succinylglutamate desuccinylase/aspartoacylase family protein: MERIDHLLPWGHLGCERQLSVFRFGKGERKAYIQASLHADELPGMRAAWELKKRLAELEQQGALNGVIELVPVANPMGLGQLLQGSHQGRFEVGSGKNFNRDFVELSEPVTELLKGKLGDDPHANVRLIRQAMSDVLSALPEPSSQLQGMQRILLSHACTADVVLDLHCDAEAALHMYALPQHWPQWRSLSAHLGVKVGLLAEDSGGSSFDEACSLPWLRLSQAFPEAQVPLACLATTLELGGQADTGRDEAIFHAEGILAFLAEQGLIKGEWPAPQFEPCEGMPFEGTELLFAPHAGVISYLRKAGEWIEKGEPIFEVIDPLDDRVSTVCAGTSGVLFAVERLRYAQAGFWLAKVAGREALRHGRLLND; this comes from the coding sequence ATGGAACGTATCGATCACCTGTTGCCCTGGGGCCACCTGGGGTGCGAGCGCCAGCTGAGCGTGTTCCGCTTTGGCAAGGGCGAGCGCAAGGCGTATATCCAGGCCAGCCTGCACGCCGATGAATTACCCGGCATGCGCGCCGCGTGGGAGCTGAAAAAGCGCCTGGCCGAGTTGGAACAGCAAGGTGCGCTCAATGGCGTGATCGAGCTGGTGCCGGTGGCCAACCCGATGGGCCTGGGTCAGTTGCTGCAAGGCAGCCACCAGGGCCGTTTCGAAGTGGGCAGCGGCAAGAACTTTAACCGCGATTTCGTCGAGTTGAGCGAGCCGGTCACTGAGTTGCTCAAGGGCAAGTTGGGCGATGATCCTCACGCCAATGTGCGCTTGATCCGCCAGGCCATGAGTGATGTGCTCAGCGCGTTGCCAGAGCCGAGCAGCCAGCTGCAAGGCATGCAACGCATCCTGCTGAGCCACGCTTGCACCGCCGATGTGGTGCTCGACCTGCATTGCGACGCCGAAGCCGCACTGCACATGTATGCGCTGCCGCAGCACTGGCCGCAGTGGCGCTCGCTGTCGGCGCATTTGGGGGTGAAGGTCGGCCTGCTGGCGGAAGATTCCGGCGGCAGTTCGTTTGATGAAGCCTGCTCGCTGCCGTGGCTGCGCTTGTCCCAGGCGTTCCCCGAAGCACAGGTCCCGCTGGCCTGCCTGGCGACGACCCTGGAACTGGGCGGCCAGGCCGACACGGGTCGTGACGAGGCGATCTTCCACGCCGAAGGCATTCTCGCGTTTCTCGCCGAGCAGGGCTTGATCAAGGGGGAATGGCCCGCGCCACAGTTCGAACCCTGCGAAGGCATGCCTTTTGAAGGCACCGAGCTGCTGTTCGCACCCCACGCCGGGGTGATCAGCTACCTGCGTAAAGCCGGTGAGTGGATCGAAAAAGGCGAGCCGATTTTTGAAGTGATTGACCCCCTGGACGACCGCGTGAGCACCGTTTGCGCGGGAACCTCGGGGGTGTTGTTTGCCGTTGAACGGCTACGTTATGCCCAAGCGGGTTTCTGGCTGGCCAAGGTGGCGGGGCGCGAAGCGCTGCGTCACGGGCGCTTGCTCAACGACTGA
- a CDS encoding ABC transporter permease, with protein sequence MIFDYNVIWEAMPLYLGGLLTTLKLLAISLFFGLLAALPLGLMRVSKQPIINGAAWLYTYVIRGTPMLVQLFLIYYGLAQFEAVRESFMWPLLSSATFCACLAFAINTSAYTAEIIAGSLKATPNGEIEAAKAMGMSRYKLYRRILLPSALRRALPQYSNEVIMMLQTTSLASIVTLIDITGAARTVNAQFYLPFEAYITAGVFYLCLTFILVRLFKLAERRWLSYLAPRKH encoded by the coding sequence ATGATCTTCGACTACAACGTCATCTGGGAGGCCATGCCGCTGTACCTTGGCGGCCTGCTGACCACCCTGAAACTGCTCGCCATCTCGCTGTTCTTCGGCCTGCTCGCCGCCTTGCCCCTGGGCCTGATGCGTGTGTCCAAGCAGCCGATCATCAACGGTGCGGCCTGGCTCTACACCTATGTGATCCGTGGCACGCCGATGCTGGTGCAGCTGTTCTTGATCTACTACGGCCTGGCCCAGTTCGAGGCGGTGCGCGAGAGTTTCATGTGGCCGCTGCTATCCAGCGCCACGTTCTGTGCGTGCCTGGCGTTTGCGATCAACACCAGCGCCTACACCGCCGAGATCATTGCCGGTAGCCTCAAGGCCACGCCCAACGGCGAGATCGAAGCGGCCAAGGCCATGGGCATGTCGCGCTACAAGCTGTATCGCCGCATCCTGCTGCCGTCGGCCCTGCGCCGCGCGCTGCCGCAGTACAGCAACGAAGTGATCATGATGTTGCAGACCACCAGCCTGGCCTCCATCGTCACCCTGATCGACATCACCGGTGCCGCGCGCACGGTGAACGCGCAGTTCTACCTGCCGTTCGAAGCCTATATCACCGCTGGTGTGTTCTACCTGTGCCTCACCTTTATCCTGGTGCGCCTGTTCAAGTTGGCCGAGCGCCGCTGGCTCAGCTACCTGGCTCCACGGAAGCACTGA